In the Deltaproteobacteria bacterium genome, GCGGGGTGGCGGAGAGATCGCGTGCCCGTGCTTCCGAACGTGGCGGCCTTCGAGGTGGCGCCCGACTGGGTGTGCGAGGTCGTGTCGCCTTCGACCGGCGCGGTCGACCGCTCCCGCAAGATGCGCATCTACGCGCGCGAGCGCGTGGGGCATCTCTGGATCGTCGACCCAATCCTGCGCACGCTCGAGGTCTATCGGCTGGAGGATTCACGCTGGGTGGTGGCGAGCACGCACGGCGGTGCCGACACCGTCCGCGCCGAGCCCTTCGATGCGGTCGAGCTCCGGCTGGCGCGCTGGTGGCTCGAGGCCTGAGACGCCCTTGTAGCCCTGCGGCCTCGTGGCGCGCGATCCCGAGCCATTGCAGCTCTCGCTCGCCCGGCGGGACGCCCCGCCTCTTGTCGCGATGCCAGCCGCACACTATGAGGGCCACCGGGGGTGCGAGGACGAGGGTCCTGCGGATTCAATGAGGCGCGACCGCGTCAGCTGGCTGACAGCTCAGGGCGGGCACCGGATCAGGCTCGAGGCGGCCACCATCTGCCAGCTCGCCTGTCCGAGCTGTCCGACGACACAGGGGGTGGTCAAGGCGCAGATCGGCGCCGGCTTCCTCCGCTTCGAGCAGTTCCGTCGGATCGTGGACGACAACCC is a window encoding:
- a CDS encoding Uma2 family endonuclease codes for the protein MAIGKRRATYEDLCKVPDTMVAEIIDGELIVTPRPASPHARATSVLAVDLGGPFDRPSGDPAGVGGWWLLFEPELHLGPDVIVPDYAGWRRDRVPVLPNVAAFEVAPDWVCEVVSPSTGAVDRSRKMRIYARERVGHLWIVDPILRTLEVYRLEDSRWVVASTHGGADTVRAEPFDAVELRLARWWLEA